A window of the Cicer arietinum cultivar CDC Frontier isolate Library 1 chromosome 6, Cicar.CDCFrontier_v2.0, whole genome shotgun sequence genome harbors these coding sequences:
- the LOC101495246 gene encoding uncharacterized protein, producing MGSLEEDELVKMVQDFIESDHSPSPTTLINSSNHHPPTQYFILQDILRSDTVEEAKVMKYVMKHMRGRHGSEKTTSLSRFLVKGMRKDGFHASLCQTSWSTSFRCPAGEYEYIEVIIEDEKNIKDPTRVIVDIDFKSQFELARPTEHYKELTESLPIIFVGKENKLCNIISLLCSAAKQSLREKGLHVPPWRTTTYMTSKWLSLCPKKHVPIGKGFGVVNLNYLTSP from the exons atgggAAGTTTAGAGGAAGACGAGTTAGTAAAAATGGTACAAGATTTTATAGAGTCTGATCATTCACCATCACCTACTACTTTAATCAATTCTTCTAATCACCACCCTCCAacccaatattttattttgcag GACATTCTAAGGAGTGATACTGTTGAAGAAGCTAAGGTTATGAAGTATGTGATGAAGCATATGAGAGGAAGACATGGTTCTGAGAAAACAACAAGTCTTAGTAGATTTCTTGTTAAGGGAATGAGAAAGGATGGTTTTCATGCTTCTTTGTGTCAAACCTCTTGGTCAACTTCCTTTCGATGTCCTGCTG GTGAATACGAATATATTGAAGTGATAATCGAAGATGAGAAGAATATAAAGGATCCAACGAGGGTTATAGTAGATATAGACTTCAAATCCCAATTTGAACTTGCAAGGCCAACAGAACATTACAAAGAATTAACAGAGTCACTACCAATAATATTTGTTGGAAAAGAGAACAAACTGTGCAACATAATCTCTTTGCTATGTTCAGCTGCCAAACAGTCCCTAAGAGAAAAGGGTCTACATGTACCCCCATGGAGAACCACTACATATATGACATCAAAATGGCTCTCTCTGTGTCCTAAAAAGCATGTCCCTATTGGTAAGGGATTTGGGGTGGTGAATCTCAATTATCTAACATCACCATAA
- the LOC101495567 gene encoding protein MKS1, translating to MNLPDFHSGGTSTPSPKKELQIQGTRPPPLRVSKESHTIRKPPLPPAVHHHPPAGASQHRQPLIIYSVSPKVLHVTVSDFMDVVQRLTGPSAGEETPQQSGAISPAARLASIERTSPTEREKAQNIDDDLTWLLDGIEMGQFPGILSPAPATLPPISQGFFSPMTETQTTSFWHDTSPLWYGNSFVASPSGLLSATVVSPLPSPDLFNIFD from the coding sequence ATGAACCTACCGGATTTTCACTCCGGCGGAACCTCAACGCCGTCGCCAAAGAAAGAACTCCAAATACAAGGCACACGTCCGCCTCCTCTCAGAGTCAGCAAAGAATCTCACACAATCCGTAAACCACCGCTTCCTCCGGCCGTCCACCATCACCCGCCGGCGGGAGCCTCCCAGCACCGACAACCACTAATTATCTACTCCGTTTCCCCCAAAGTCCTCCACGTCACCGTCAGCGACTTCATGGACGTTGTTCAACGACTCACCGGACCTTCCGCCGGCGAAGAAACACCTCAACAATCCGGAGCCATATCGCCGGCGGCGAGACTTGCGTCGATCGAAAGAACGAGCCCGACGGAGAGAGAAAAGGCTCAAAACATAGACGACGACTTGACGTGGTTACTAGACGGAATTGAAATGGGTCAATTTCCCGGGATATTATCGCCGGCACCGGCAACACTGCCACCGATATCGCAGGGATTCTTTTCTCCTATGACGGAGACACAAACGACGTCGTTTTGGCATGATACGAGTCCGTTATGGTATGGGAACAGCTTCGTGGCGAGTCCTTCGGGTTTACTTTCGGCCACCGTGGTTTCGCCGCTACCATCGCCAGATCTATTCAATATCTtcgactaa